The Haladaptatus sp. ZSTT2 genome includes a region encoding these proteins:
- a CDS encoding MarR family transcriptional regulator, protein MLTKAGLAVIDALSTGREATAAELATEIEYSQVHLYDVLDELLEAGLLAERRGPNNQRWVHVTDHPVVEAYRTLQSELDHVEWADLLSPATLRVCWYLDEPRRVSEIAARLEITRQGVHKALSPLKHRAMLSPSGPEYALSEDLSPLLAFARAVVRHEHRARVRALAPSATLEWCDPKRALIRVQTAADTEALEAASDWQLTGLARFAAYGLQFFLAGEPAFWYAPDEELTPADVVCHTLVLDSGSRRVSYAMLLIEKLDIDQETLTETAQWYELESTVAAMYRPLEGAFDVSDDSPVVLPSEAEFMALKEQYEVS, encoded by the coding sequence ATGCTCACCAAGGCCGGACTCGCCGTCATTGACGCATTGAGTACTGGCCGGGAAGCGACAGCAGCCGAGCTGGCGACAGAAATCGAGTATTCGCAGGTACACCTCTACGACGTCCTCGATGAGTTGCTCGAAGCGGGACTTCTCGCCGAACGTCGTGGGCCCAATAACCAGCGGTGGGTCCATGTCACGGACCATCCGGTCGTCGAAGCGTACCGGACCCTCCAGTCGGAACTCGACCACGTCGAGTGGGCCGACCTCCTCTCGCCGGCCACACTCCGAGTGTGCTGGTACCTCGACGAGCCTCGTCGGGTGTCCGAGATCGCAGCGCGACTCGAGATTACACGCCAGGGCGTTCACAAGGCGCTGTCGCCGCTCAAGCATCGGGCGATGCTGTCCCCGTCCGGCCCGGAGTACGCGTTGAGTGAAGATCTCTCTCCGCTGCTGGCGTTCGCCCGTGCTGTCGTACGACACGAGCACCGGGCGCGAGTCCGGGCACTCGCGCCGAGTGCGACCCTCGAATGGTGTGATCCGAAACGGGCGCTCATCCGCGTCCAGACAGCCGCGGATACGGAGGCACTTGAGGCAGCCTCCGACTGGCAACTGACCGGACTCGCTCGGTTTGCAGCGTACGGCCTGCAGTTCTTCCTCGCGGGCGAACCCGCGTTCTGGTATGCCCCCGACGAGGAACTCACACCTGCCGACGTGGTGTGCCACACGCTCGTCCTCGATAGCGGCTCCCGCCGCGTCAGTTATGCAATGCTCTTGATCGAGAAGCTGGACATCGACCAAGAGACGCTGACGGAGACTGCACAGTGGTACGAGTTGGAATCCACAGTAGCTGCGATGTATCGACCACTTGAGGGAGCGTTCGATGTGTCGGATGACTCCCCCGTCGTCCTCCCGAGTGAAGCAGAATTCATGGCGCTCAAAGAGCAGTACGAAGTATCATGA
- a CDS encoding outer membrane protein assembly factor BamB family protein, translating into MLALDGDGEERWRRTLPGGGGGSSGCPPVVHRGSVYVGGLDGVYALDARDGSPRWSRETSGSVNEAVLGRDGRVFASTGETLLALDTRGQEGWTYTTGDDRFSTAVPAAGSGYVLYTTRVLGSVVAIQPGTVGDPLTEWRYAPGETDFETPTVVDGDAYIPGDQLHALSATTGEVRWTAPVRSTAGVSTDGDRLYLPTDDGALVALDTADGTERWRVSLASEEGVFLRTRPLVTERSVIVTTEKPGVDEPANTFAVDRRNGEVRWRREQPGNIGYDAVAADGRLYVPVLWDFTLDRESGGTLVALAN; encoded by the coding sequence GTGCTCGCCCTCGACGGGGACGGCGAAGAACGCTGGCGGCGGACGCTGCCGGGTGGAGGCGGCGGGTCATCTGGGTGTCCCCCGGTCGTCCACCGTGGCTCTGTGTACGTCGGCGGCCTAGATGGGGTGTACGCGCTCGACGCCCGCGACGGGAGTCCGCGGTGGAGTCGGGAAACTTCCGGATCGGTGAACGAGGCAGTCCTCGGCCGCGATGGTCGGGTATTCGCCTCTACTGGCGAGACGCTGCTGGCCCTCGACACGCGCGGCCAAGAGGGCTGGACCTACACCACCGGCGACGACCGGTTCTCGACGGCCGTCCCCGCTGCTGGCAGCGGCTACGTCCTCTACACGACACGGGTGCTTGGGAGCGTCGTCGCCATCCAGCCCGGCACTGTTGGGGACCCGCTGACGGAGTGGCGGTACGCACCCGGAGAGACCGACTTCGAGACCCCAACCGTGGTTGATGGCGACGCATATATCCCTGGCGACCAGCTCCACGCACTGTCGGCCACGACCGGGGAGGTTCGCTGGACGGCCCCCGTACGATCGACAGCCGGCGTCTCGACCGACGGGGACCGGCTCTACCTCCCGACCGATGACGGGGCGCTGGTGGCGCTCGACACCGCGGATGGCACCGAGCGCTGGCGTGTCTCCCTTGCCTCCGAAGAGGGCGTCTTCCTCCGGACTCGCCCGCTCGTGACCGAACGGTCTGTCATCGTCACTACTGAGAAGCCGGGAGTTGATGAGCCGGCAAACACGTTCGCCGTCGACCGCCGGAACGGGGAGGTCCGCTGGCGACGCGAACAGCCCGGGAACATCGGCTACGACGCGGTCGCAGCGGACGGACGGCTCTACGTTCCGGTCCTTTGGGACTTCACCCTCGACAGAGAGAGCGGCGGGACACTAGTGGCACTGGCCAACTGA